One Candidatus Margulisiibacteriota bacterium genomic window carries:
- the csrA gene encoding carbon storage regulator CsrA, whose translation MLVLTRKLNQEIIIQDNITVKILEISESGVKIGIQAPKSISVHRQEVYEEIQAENTRAAKTPLKFDIKGFIKGVA comes from the coding sequence ATGTTAGTACTTACCAGAAAATTAAACCAAGAAATAATCATTCAAGATAATATCACAGTTAAAATTTTAGAAATAAGTGAGAGTGGTGTGAAAATAGGTATTCAGGCACCCAAATCCATTTCAGTTCATAGACAAGAGGTTTATGAGGAAATCCAAGCTGAGAATACCCGAGCAGCTAAAACACCATTAAAATTTGACATTAAAGGTTTTATCAAAGGAGTAGCTTAA
- a CDS encoding flagellar assembly protein FliW, whose product MKVKTLRFGELEAKDEDVIVFPKGPLGFEGYKSWILVDNGLLGWLQSAEDESLAFVVGNPFEFYGDYQFEISAKEMTELGIRSKEEVNVLSIVSVPPNVEEMTINLLAPIVVNSKTKQAKQVILSNNDYTVRHFVYADLLTSMKKKEVASA is encoded by the coding sequence ATGAAAGTTAAAACATTAAGATTTGGAGAACTAGAGGCGAAGGATGAAGATGTTATCGTGTTTCCTAAAGGACCACTTGGGTTTGAAGGTTATAAGTCGTGGATTTTAGTCGACAATGGACTTCTTGGCTGGCTCCAGTCCGCAGAAGATGAAAGCTTAGCCTTTGTGGTTGGGAACCCTTTTGAATTTTACGGAGATTACCAATTTGAGATTTCTGCAAAGGAAATGACGGAACTTGGTATACGTTCAAAGGAAGAAGTAAATGTTTTGTCTATAGTGTCTGTTCCTCCTAATGTGGAAGAAATGACTATTAACTTACTTGCTCCTATTGTTGTTAATAGTAAGACGAAACAGGCAAAACAAGTTATTTTAAGTAACAATGATTACACTGTAAGACATTTTGTGTATGCTGACCTTTTGACGAGTATGAAAAAAAAGGAGGTTGCAAGCGCCTAA
- the flgL gene encoding flagellar hook-associated protein FlgL: MRITNGMMANNVLENILRSSQVLYKTQDQMSSLKKISKPSDDPTNINRIMGFKSGINRMSQYLSNINSVKVNLDTVDGILFSLTNEINSVQTTLGRYTNSALSGDYATILASDVDNIFDSIMKLANSKLNGKYVFGGDNVSQPPFEIVGDKVKYNGTDDQKIITVGENETLEASITGIELFSVHRMEGVKYSNSPDQSLYAAPTSDTISITVGGNTTDITIGYDSTKGMTLQNVVDSINQSGAEVNARVEQTADGYRLKMVSQYLGSDGEINLEDKMPGGVFEKFGLLNSGGDFVGIQNVPKGGVLSTILSIKNKIQSGNEDIAQEIEDLAIGRDNVIKAHALVGIYTKRMEERESFLIDQQIQQKTLTSSIEDVDLAELMMEYNQQMIAYQSALNVGAKIMGRTLLDYL, from the coding sequence ATGAGAATAACCAATGGTATGATGGCTAATAATGTTTTGGAGAACATTCTTAGAAGTTCGCAAGTATTATATAAAACACAAGACCAAATGAGTTCATTAAAGAAAATCTCCAAGCCTTCTGATGACCCTACCAATATTAATAGGATTATGGGTTTTAAGTCTGGAATCAATAGAATGAGTCAATATTTAAGTAACATTAATTCTGTTAAAGTTAACCTAGATACAGTTGATGGAATTCTTTTTTCTTTAACTAATGAGATTAATAGTGTTCAAACAACTTTGGGACGTTATACGAATTCCGCGTTAAGTGGTGACTATGCTACGATTTTGGCTTCAGATGTAGATAATATCTTTGATAGCATTATGAAATTAGCTAATAGTAAGCTTAATGGGAAATATGTGTTTGGTGGAGATAATGTTTCTCAACCACCTTTTGAAATAGTCGGTGATAAGGTTAAATATAATGGCACAGATGATCAAAAAATAATTACTGTTGGTGAAAATGAAACGCTTGAGGCGAGCATTACCGGTATAGAGTTATTTTCAGTGCATAGGATGGAAGGCGTAAAATACTCTAACTCTCCAGACCAATCTTTATATGCTGCACCAACTAGTGATACGATTAGTATTACAGTTGGAGGAAATACTACCGATATTACTATTGGGTATGATTCAACAAAGGGAATGACTTTACAAAATGTGGTTGATTCAATTAATCAGTCAGGCGCAGAGGTTAATGCTAGGGTTGAGCAGACAGCAGATGGTTATAGGTTAAAAATGGTTTCTCAGTATTTGGGATCAGACGGCGAGATAAATTTGGAGGATAAAATGCCAGGAGGAGTTTTTGAAAAGTTTGGGTTACTTAATTCTGGTGGTGATTTTGTTGGTATACAAAATGTGCCAAAGGGAGGAGTTCTCTCCACAATTTTAAGTATTAAGAATAAAATTCAGAGTGGGAACGAAGATATAGCTCAAGAGATTGAAGATTTAGCGATAGGCAGAGATAATGTTATTAAAGCCCATGCTTTAGTTGGTATATATACCAAAAGAATGGAGGAACGTGAGAGTTTTTTAATAGACCAACAAATACAACAGAAAACTTTGACGTCTTCAATAGAAGATGTAGATTTGGCAGAATTAATGATGGAGTATAATCAGCAGATGATTGCGTATCAATCTGCTTTGAATGTTGGAGCTAAGATAATGGGAAGAACGTTATTGGATTATTTATAG
- the flgK gene encoding flagellar hook-associated protein FlgK: MSGGIEIARKALQANAYVLDTIGNNIANANTPGYSRQKVSLKPSESISIAVNNVSKPFASLGTGVSVYNVERMRNEFFDAQMRNVLGEHGSWTQQSVAYSTIESIFNEPSDFGVSAKLEAFFDSWHAVQQDPSDSGARVSVISTADQLAKSLQTTRSSLHNLQRNLNEDVPLKIKEANSLISRLSDLNTQIVKAGASGSSTSLKDERTRLTNDLVQLIDADYYEDSRGVATIAVNGVILLSESESSFLEAKMTTESGEAKYGIFLEDTLRGVDIAGGEIYGLMQARDEGIVGFIDKLNQIASVLIEKVNQIHRAGYDLQGNPGGNLFEGTSANDIKVSDFITRNGSLIAASSTISNVEGNGNNALAISQLRDQGVFDSGTTSISKFYQNLISNLGVNTLAATNYLQTNKDIISQLNNQIAEVSGVSIDEEMADMVRFQHAYQASAKYLSVIQQVLDTLINMV, translated from the coding sequence ATGTCAGGTGGAATAGAAATAGCACGTAAGGCACTACAAGCAAACGCTTATGTTTTGGATACCATTGGAAACAATATAGCTAATGCTAATACTCCCGGTTATTCAAGGCAGAAGGTATCACTAAAGCCGTCAGAATCAATAAGCATAGCAGTTAATAATGTCAGTAAACCTTTTGCTTCGCTGGGCACAGGCGTAAGTGTTTACAATGTTGAGAGGATGAGAAATGAATTTTTCGATGCCCAAATGAGAAATGTTCTGGGTGAACATGGATCATGGACGCAACAGTCAGTTGCCTATTCAACTATAGAAAGTATCTTTAATGAGCCCTCCGATTTTGGTGTATCTGCAAAGTTAGAAGCATTTTTTGATTCTTGGCATGCAGTTCAACAAGATCCTTCAGATTCAGGAGCAAGAGTGAGTGTGATTTCTACTGCAGACCAATTAGCTAAGAGCTTGCAGACAACCAGATCTTCTTTGCACAATCTGCAACGTAATCTCAATGAAGATGTTCCTTTAAAAATAAAGGAAGCAAATAGCTTAATTTCTAGGCTAAGTGATTTGAATACGCAGATAGTTAAAGCCGGGGCATCCGGCTCGTCGACAAGCTTAAAGGACGAGAGAACAAGGCTTACTAACGATTTAGTGCAGTTAATAGATGCCGATTATTATGAAGACTCTAGGGGTGTGGCTACTATAGCAGTTAATGGAGTTATTCTATTAAGTGAATCTGAGTCAAGTTTTTTAGAAGCTAAAATGACTACAGAGAGCGGAGAAGCTAAGTATGGGATATTTTTAGAAGACACATTAAGGGGAGTAGATATTGCTGGTGGAGAGATTTACGGTTTAATGCAGGCAAGGGATGAAGGTATTGTTGGTTTTATTGATAAATTAAATCAAATAGCGTCTGTGTTGATTGAAAAAGTAAACCAAATTCATCGCGCAGGTTATGACCTTCAAGGTAATCCAGGAGGTAATCTTTTTGAAGGCACAAGTGCTAATGATATTAAGGTAAGCGATTTTATAACAAGAAATGGTTCTTTAATTGCAGCCTCCTCAACGATTAGTAATGTTGAAGGGAACGGAAATAATGCCTTAGCCATTAGTCAGCTAAGAGATCAGGGTGTTTTTGATTCTGGAACAACTTCAATTAGCAAATTCTATCAAAACTTAATATCCAATTTAGGAGTGAACACTCTAGCAGCTACAAATTATTTACAAACAAATAAAGACATAATCAGCCAGCTTAACAATCAGATAGCTGAGGTGTCCGGTGTTTCAATAGATGAAGAAATGGCAGACATGGTTCGTTTTCAGCATGCTTATCAGGCTTCAGCAAAGTATTTGTCTGTTATCCAGCAGGTTTTAGACACATTGATTAATATGGTATAA
- the flgN gene encoding flagellar export chaperone FlgN, giving the protein MSKEAKVAWDYLKANLDNQVVAYSRLTTLLRQENKALIERNHQSLINVSNQKEILTPEIFELQTEMSSIMNKIVVSESSSIVSLQQVIAFSPEQFKQEFSKSRGVLMSQKKEIMLLQYRNQKLMENALKYIQHIMNKVMDIRSDNQQVYSKRGSTNVLGDSRNWMDIVA; this is encoded by the coding sequence GTGAGCAAAGAGGCGAAAGTAGCATGGGACTATTTAAAAGCTAACCTGGATAACCAGGTTGTTGCCTACTCACGTTTAACTACACTCCTTCGTCAAGAAAACAAAGCTCTCATTGAAAGAAATCATCAGAGCCTTATAAATGTTTCCAATCAAAAAGAAATATTAACCCCAGAAATATTTGAACTTCAAACTGAAATGAGCTCTATCATGAACAAAATAGTTGTTTCTGAAAGCTCAAGTATTGTATCCCTTCAACAAGTTATTGCTTTTTCCCCTGAGCAATTTAAGCAAGAGTTTTCTAAATCAAGAGGGGTTTTAATGTCACAAAAAAAGGAAATTATGTTACTTCAATACCGCAATCAAAAGTTAATGGAAAATGCGCTTAAATATATCCAACATATCATGAATAAGGTAATGGACATTCGTTCTGATAATCAACAAGTTTATAGTAAAAGAGGGAGCACAAATGTTTTGGGCGATAGCAGAAACTGGATGGATATTGTTGCCTAA
- a CDS encoding flagellar biosynthesis anti-sigma factor FlgM, whose protein sequence is MRILESGAFDEIKKTLLPKQERKVQEQGSDAVAENKVAAENKRAFELVFNDKSFDIDLKKIEQIKKDIAEGNYTVDSTKIAEEMLKSEQRGESSMGLFKS, encoded by the coding sequence ATGAGGATTTTAGAATCCGGTGCTTTTGATGAAATAAAGAAAACTTTACTACCAAAACAAGAACGTAAGGTTCAGGAGCAAGGTAGTGATGCAGTTGCAGAAAACAAAGTTGCTGCTGAAAATAAAAGAGCTTTTGAATTAGTATTTAATGATAAAAGCTTTGATATTGATTTGAAAAAGATAGAGCAGATAAAAAAAGACATTGCAGAGGGAAACTATACAGTTGACTCTACAAAAATTGCTGAGGAGATGTTAAAAAGTGAGCAAAGAGGCGAAAGTAGCATGGGACTATTTAAAAGCTAA
- a CDS encoding rod-binding protein yields the protein MNIMDVANINKSELAAKDLKASKDLEGFFVHFLLKEMRKTIPKSDLFGKSDAEEMYVDMLDQQIAQNIANGGGFGLAKQINASLANKQKAAENYGEVQKIINS from the coding sequence ATGAATATAATGGATGTTGCAAATATTAATAAGAGTGAGCTAGCAGCTAAAGACCTCAAAGCGTCTAAGGATTTGGAAGGGTTTTTTGTGCATTTTTTATTAAAAGAAATGAGAAAAACAATCCCCAAGTCTGATTTATTTGGCAAAAGTGATGCGGAAGAGATGTATGTTGATATGTTAGATCAACAGATAGCTCAGAATATTGCAAATGGTGGCGGATTTGGACTTGCTAAACAGATTAATGCTAGCTTAGCGAACAAGCAAAAAGCAGCAGAAAATTATGGGGAGGTACAGAAAATAATTAATAGCTAA
- a CDS encoding flagellar basal body P-ring protein FlgI — translation MRKIQVLLLIFIVQISFSLSPVVNTRVKDICRLLNDRQNMLIGYGLVVGLQGTGDDASNEIARQGVANLLSNFGVNNLDIDNLKSKNTAVVMVTAKLGAFNMPGDNIDVQVSSLGQASSLKGGVLLFTPLKAGNGGVYAIAQGPVAVGGYSVEGKSSKSMKNHVASGVIPNGAIVENSVATELVTNGELVWILDKQDFNTAENIKNAIEKLNKDWDVKAVSAAQVSLKVPSEYVGREISLISMVEDLDVDTDSVARIIINERTGAIVMGGPVKIAPVVVAHQNLNISVKNSSQVVQPGAFAGGDTAIVETSRISVEEGKTGRAVEIVQTKENTIEQVVSVLNRIGMSPGDIISILQMMKEAGAVKAKLEII, via the coding sequence ATGCGTAAAATACAAGTTTTATTGTTAATTTTTATAGTACAAATCAGCTTTTCTCTGAGCCCAGTTGTGAATACAAGGGTTAAAGATATTTGCAGGCTTCTAAATGATAGACAAAATATGTTGATTGGATATGGTTTAGTTGTTGGCTTACAGGGTACCGGTGATGACGCAAGCAACGAAATTGCTAGGCAAGGCGTGGCTAACTTATTGAGTAATTTTGGCGTAAATAATTTAGATATTGATAATCTTAAATCAAAGAACACAGCTGTAGTTATGGTTACTGCAAAATTAGGTGCATTTAATATGCCAGGGGACAATATCGACGTGCAGGTTTCTTCTCTTGGTCAGGCGAGTAGCCTAAAAGGCGGAGTTCTTTTGTTTACTCCACTGAAGGCAGGTAACGGAGGCGTTTATGCTATTGCTCAGGGTCCGGTAGCAGTTGGTGGTTACAGTGTCGAAGGAAAAAGCAGTAAATCAATGAAAAATCATGTTGCTTCTGGCGTTATCCCTAATGGGGCGATTGTAGAAAATTCGGTGGCTACAGAGCTAGTCACAAATGGAGAGCTAGTTTGGATATTAGATAAACAAGACTTTAACACCGCTGAGAATATTAAGAATGCAATAGAAAAGCTAAATAAGGATTGGGACGTGAAAGCGGTAAGTGCTGCTCAAGTTTCCTTGAAAGTACCTTCGGAATATGTGGGAAGAGAAATATCGCTTATCTCAATGGTGGAAGACCTTGATGTTGATACTGATAGCGTTGCCAGAATAATAATCAATGAAAGAACTGGCGCAATTGTTATGGGTGGTCCAGTTAAAATTGCTCCGGTTGTAGTAGCACATCAAAATTTAAATATTTCAGTCAAAAATAGCTCTCAAGTTGTGCAGCCAGGAGCCTTTGCAGGAGGGGATACTGCAATAGTTGAGACTAGCAGAATTTCAGTAGAAGAGGGCAAAACAGGCAGAGCCGTAGAAATAGTGCAAACAAAAGAAAATACAATTGAACAGGTTGTTAGTGTTTTAAATAGAATAGGTATGTCCCCAGGAGACATTATTTCTATTCTTCAAATGATGAAAGAGGCTGGAGCAGTTAAAGCGAAGCTGGAGATAATTTAA
- a CDS encoding flagellar basal body L-ring protein FlgH — protein sequence MKRALKFFLIIMFMFTCQAESLWKGENVGLFNDHIAKKVGDSLTVIVEEYVKNTQSSGSTIKNASSISFGPGTGYAGFVDSATGIPNKSSFEAEGKQNTLGEFKAEVTVRVIEVLENRELVVEGSKVVNINNDKQYLYVKGIVRPENISKGNMVSSRYLANSQIDFKRDGEINNVNDPGLVTKIFNMIF from the coding sequence ATGAAGAGAGCATTAAAGTTTTTTTTAATAATTATGTTTATGTTTACATGCCAAGCTGAGTCATTATGGAAGGGCGAGAATGTAGGGCTTTTTAATGATCATATAGCAAAAAAAGTTGGGGATAGCCTAACTGTCATCGTCGAGGAATATGTAAAAAATACACAAAGCAGTGGGAGTACTATTAAGAACGCCAGTAGTATATCTTTTGGTCCAGGTACAGGTTATGCCGGATTTGTTGATTCTGCTACAGGCATACCGAACAAAAGTTCTTTTGAGGCTGAGGGAAAGCAAAACACGCTTGGTGAGTTTAAAGCGGAAGTTACGGTTAGAGTAATTGAGGTTTTAGAAAACCGTGAACTAGTTGTTGAGGGAAGCAAGGTAGTCAATATCAATAATGATAAGCAATATCTTTACGTTAAAGGGATTGTTAGACCAGAAAATATTAGTAAAGGCAATATGGTGTCTTCCAGGTATTTAGCTAATTCGCAAATAGATTTTAAGCGTGATGGTGAAATCAATAATGTTAATGACCCAGGCTTGGTAACAAAAATATTTAATATGATTTTTTAA
- the flgA gene encoding flagellar basal body P-ring formation chaperone FlgA gives MVNKQTIGQLSEFKSFNIEIIQSPYGAEKVSQEGVSIDSLEIKPGITVVNVNAVVDGKKTSLRYLAKVRVFDNVLVLKETAVSNREFDSSIAEGRVEEVTALFDAGKNWVKTADEAKGQRFLRTVKKGSILLREALEKIPEVKKNDVVSVVIKEGEVELSCNVVALEDGYIGNTIVVMHSQYKKKLFAVVQGTGMLEIKG, from the coding sequence ATGGTTAATAAACAAACAATAGGACAATTGTCAGAGTTTAAGAGCTTCAATATTGAGATTATTCAATCTCCCTATGGTGCCGAGAAAGTATCTCAAGAAGGCGTAAGCATAGATTCACTGGAGATTAAGCCAGGAATAACAGTTGTTAATGTTAACGCTGTTGTCGATGGAAAGAAAACGAGCTTAAGGTATTTAGCAAAAGTAAGAGTGTTTGATAATGTGTTAGTTCTGAAAGAAACCGCTGTTAGCAATAGAGAGTTTGACTCAAGCATCGCTGAGGGCAGAGTTGAAGAAGTCACTGCCCTTTTTGATGCTGGCAAAAATTGGGTTAAGACCGCAGACGAGGCAAAGGGACAAAGGTTTTTGAGAACAGTAAAGAAAGGCAGCATACTGCTTAGGGAAGCGTTAGAAAAAATACCAGAAGTAAAGAAAAATGATGTTGTATCAGTTGTTATTAAAGAAGGTGAAGTAGAGCTTAGTTGTAATGTTGTTGCACTAGAAGATGGATATATTGGCAACACAATAGTTGTTATGCATTCTCAATATAAGAAAAAATTATTCGCAGTTGTTCAGGGAACAGGGATGTTGGAGATAAAGGGTTAA
- the flgG gene encoding flagellar basal-body rod protein FlgG, whose translation MTRSMWISATGMMAQQLNIDVIANNLANVNTTGFKKSRVDFEDLMYQKLSITNNYYNADQQGPPVQVGLGVRSTGVPKVYTGGSFQQTGNDLDLAIEGSGFLQVRLPDGTIGYTRAGILKKDGEGYISTPDGFLLEPTLQIPNDAEEIFISPEGKVSVSKAGSIANEEVGQIYLIDFPNPAGLESQGRNVLKETPVSGSPIESTPGLDGLGTIAQGYLEGSNVDIAEEMIKMIIAQRSYEINSKAIQTSDELLSMTNNLKR comes from the coding sequence ATGACAAGATCAATGTGGATATCAGCAACAGGGATGATGGCTCAACAATTAAATATTGATGTTATAGCTAACAATCTTGCGAACGTTAATACAACTGGGTTCAAAAAATCTAGAGTAGATTTTGAGGATTTAATGTATCAAAAATTAAGTATAACAAATAATTATTATAATGCAGACCAGCAAGGACCACCTGTTCAGGTTGGTTTAGGCGTAAGAAGTACAGGGGTGCCAAAGGTTTACACTGGTGGTAGTTTTCAACAAACTGGAAATGATTTAGATTTAGCCATAGAAGGTTCAGGCTTTTTACAGGTGCGATTGCCCGATGGCACTATTGGTTATACTCGTGCTGGTATTTTAAAAAAAGATGGAGAAGGCTATATTAGCACTCCTGATGGGTTCCTGTTGGAGCCAACGCTTCAGATTCCTAATGATGCTGAAGAGATATTTATAAGTCCAGAAGGTAAAGTGAGTGTCTCTAAAGCAGGCTCAATAGCGAATGAAGAAGTAGGTCAAATATATTTAATTGATTTCCCCAACCCTGCAGGATTAGAGAGCCAAGGTAGAAATGTTTTGAAGGAAACACCTGTTTCTGGTAGTCCGATAGAGAGTACGCCAGGCTTAGATGGTTTGGGGACTATCGCTCAAGGTTATTTAGAGGGTTCCAATGTGGATATTGCGGAAGAGATGATTAAGATGATTATCGCTCAGAGGTCTTATGAAATTAACTCCAAAGCGATTCAAACATCTGACGAATTGTTATCAATGACAAATAATTTAAAAAGGTAA
- a CDS encoding flagellar hook basal-body protein: protein MRESLLISARAMDLNRDTIDITSNNIANLDTVGYKRDKAYNTSFKDIIASRLYNPTEKYSVPHNVSVTTDFSSGGFKFTADDLNVAISGDGFFKVTMPDDTVAYTRRGVLSLDSQKRLLIGGNPVVGSSGPITLEDTNIIIDETGRIFNSKNQLMGQMSVVDIEDKSQLRKVGNTLFQASEEVEEKPSEAVIKQKYLEDSNVNQSNAMIEMISLLDSLRQFETQQKLVQMQDEMTGKVIAQVGAV from the coding sequence ATGAGGGAATCGCTATTAATTAGTGCAAGGGCAATGGATCTCAACAGAGATACTATCGACATTACTTCCAATAACATTGCTAATCTAGACACAGTCGGCTATAAAAGAGACAAAGCGTATAACACTTCCTTTAAAGATATTATTGCTAGCAGACTTTATAATCCAACAGAAAAATATTCAGTTCCACATAATGTCAGTGTTACTACAGATTTTTCATCAGGTGGATTTAAGTTTACAGCTGATGATTTAAATGTGGCTATTAGTGGTGATGGGTTTTTTAAAGTGACCATGCCAGATGATACTGTCGCTTATACCAGAAGAGGGGTTTTGTCTTTAGATAGTCAGAAGCGACTTCTGATTGGAGGCAACCCAGTAGTAGGTTCAAGTGGACCAATAACTCTAGAGGATACCAATATAATTATTGATGAAACAGGTAGAATTTTTAATTCAAAGAATCAGTTGATGGGGCAGATGAGTGTGGTTGATATAGAAGATAAAAGCCAACTAAGAAAGGTTGGTAATACGCTCTTTCAAGCTTCAGAAGAAGTAGAAGAAAAGCCATCAGAAGCAGTAATTAAACAGAAATATTTAGAAGATTCTAATGTGAATCAGTCCAATGCAATGATCGAGATGATTTCCTTGTTGGATTCGTTAAGACAATTTGAAACGCAGCAGAAATTAGTGCAGATGCAAGACGAGATGACTGGTAAGGTTATTGCGCAAGTTGGCGCTGTTTAA